From Lagenorhynchus albirostris chromosome 15, mLagAlb1.1, whole genome shotgun sequence, one genomic window encodes:
- the VASN gene encoding vasorin, translated as MRSKTPPPLLLPLLLLLPALEPRVRGCPSGCQCNQPQTVFCTARQGTTVPLDVPPDTVGLYIFENGITTLDAGSFAGLPGLQLLDLSQNQIASLPGGVFQPLVNLSNLDLTANRLREITNETFRGLRRLERLYLGKNRIHHIQPGAFDALDHLLELKLQDNELRALPPLHLPRLLLLDLSHNSLPALEPGILDTANVEALRLAGLGLQRLDEGLFGRLRNLHDLDVADNQLELAPPAIRGLRGLTRLRLAGNTRIAQLRPEDLAGLAALQELDLSNLSLQALPHELSVLFPRLRLLAAARNPFNCVCPLSWFGPWVRESRVALASPEETRCHFPPKNAGRLLLDLDYADFGCPATTTTATVPTMRPTVWAPTAPPSSMAPTWLSPTEPTTEALSRLPPAPPTMGPAPQPQDCPASICLSGGTCHLGARGHLECLCPEGFTGLYCESRVRPGLRPSPAPATMQPPQPLPLGIEPASPTSLRVGLQRYLQGSTVQLRSLRLTYRNLSGPDKRPVTLRLPASLAEYTVTQLRPNATYSICVRPLGAGRVPESEEACGEARTPPAVRSNHAPVTQAREGNLPLLIAPALAAVLLAVLAAVGAAFCVRRGRAAAAVAQGKGQVGPGAGPLELEGVKAPLEPGPKATEGGGEVPPAGPECEVPLMGYSGPGPQGSLPAKPYI; from the coding sequence ATGCGCTCCAAGACACCCCCGCCCCTgttgctgccgctgctgctgctgctgccggccCTGGAGCCCAGGGTGCGGGGTTGCCCATCCGGCTGCCAGTGCAACCAGCCACAGACAGTCTTCTGCACCGCCCGCCAGGGGACCACCGTGCCTCTCGACGTGCCGCCCGACACGGTGGGCCTGTACATCTTTGAGAATGGCATCACCACACTCGACGCGGGCAGCTTTGCCGGCCTGCCGGGCCTGCAGCTCTTGGACCTGTCACAGAACCAGATTGCCAGCCTGCCTGGTGGGGTCTTCCAGCCACTGGTCAACCTCAGCAACCTGGACCTGACTGCCAATAGGCTTCGGGAAATCACCAACGAGACCTTCCGTGGCCTGCGGCGCCTGGAGCGCCTCTACCTGGGCAAGAACCGCATCCACCACATCCAGCCCGGCGCCTTTGACGCGCTCGACCACCTACTGGAGCTCAAACTGCAGGACAATGAGCTGCGGGCGCTGCCCCCGCTGCACCTGCCACGCTTGCTGCTGCTTGACCTCAGCCACAACAGCCTCCCAGCCCTGGAGCCTGGCATCCTGGACACCGCCAACGTGGAGGCGCTGCGGCTGGCCGGCCTGGGGCTGCAGCGGCTGGACGAGGGGCTCTTTGGCCGCCTGCGCAACCTCCACGACCTGGACGTGGCCGACAACCAGCTGGAGCTCGCGCCGCCCGCCATCCGGGGCCTGCGGGGCCTGACGCGCCTGCGGCTGGCAGGCAACACCCGCATCGCCCAGCTACGGCCCGAGGACCTGGCCGGCCTGGCAGCCCTGCAGGAGCTGGACCTGAGCAACCTGAGCCTGCAGGCCCTGCCGCACGAGCTCTCGGTCCTCTTCCCCCGCCTGCGGCTCCTGGCAGCTGCCCGCAACCCCTTCAACTGCGTGTGCCCCCTGAGCTGGTTCGGCCCCTGGGTGCGGGAGAGCCGTGTGGCGCTGGCCAGCCCCGAGGAGACACGCTGCCACTTTCCACCCAAGAACGCCGGCCGGCTGCTCCTGGACCTTGACTACGCCGACTTTGGCTGCCCGGCCACCACCACCACGGCCACGGTGCCCACCATGAGGCCCACGGTGTGGGCGCCTACAGCCCCACCTTCCAGCATGGCTCCCACCTGGCTCAGCCCCACGGAGCCAACCACTGAGGCCCTGAGCCGactgccccctgccccgcccaccatgggtcctgccccccagccccaggacTGCCCGGCATCCATCTGCCTCAGTGGGGGCACCTGCCACCTGGGGGCGCGGGGCCACCTGGAGTGCCTGTGTCCTGAGGGCTTCACGGGCCTGTACTGTGAGAGCCGGGTGAGGCCAGGGCtgaggcccagccctgccccggcCACCATGCagccaccccagcccctgccccttggCATTGAGCCCGCTAGCCCCACCTCCCTGCGGGTGGGACTGCAGCGCTACCTGCAGGGCAGCACCGTGCAGCTCAGGAGCCTCCGCCTCACCTACCGCAACCTGTCGGGTCCCGACAAACGGCCGGTGACACTGCGGCTGCCGGCCTCACTCGCAGAGTACACGGTCACCCAGCTGCGTCCCAACGCCACCTACTCCATCTGCGTCCGGCCCCTGGGGGCCGGGAGGGTGCCTGAGAGCGAGGAGGCCTGTGGGGAGGCCCGCACGCCCCCGGCAGTCCGCTCCAACCACGCCCCAGTCACCCAGGCCCGAGAGGGCAACCTGCCACTCCTGATTGCGCCCGCCCTGGCCGCCGTGCTCCTGGCCGTGCTGGCTGCTGTGGGGGCGGCCTTCTGTGTGCGGCGGGGGCGGGCCGCGGCAGCTGTGGCTCAGGGCAAAGGGCAAGTGGGGCCAGGGGCCGGGCCCCTGGAGCTGGAGGGGGTGAAGGCCCCCTTGGAGCCAGGCCCCAAGGCGACTGAGGGTGGTGGGGAGGTCCCGCCTGCTGGGCCTGAGTGTGAGGTGCCGCTCATGGGCTACTCGGGGCCCGGCCCCCAGGGGTCCCTCCCAGCTAAGCCCTACATCTAA